One Streptomyces formicae genomic window, GATGGACAAGATCCGGGCAAGTCGCTGGCTGCTCGCCCCGGTCACGACGTTCGCGCTGTGGCGGCGCATGACGCTGTGGGAGATCACCTCCTACGCCGATGCGCTCACCCGTGAGCGGGAGCGGCAGTTGGCCCGCGCGGACCTGCGCGAGCGGCACGGTCGCCGCTGGCGCTCGAAGACACCACGGCGCGCCCGCGTCCTGCTCCGTCTTGGCGAACTCGCCCCCGCCGACGAGGAAGAGCGGCAGGACGAGCAGGTGACGCCGAACGACGAGCAGACCGACCCGAACCGGCGGCGCAAGGCCGCGTCCGGCGCGCGCCGCCGCACGGGCAAGAGCCCGCGCCGCGGCCCGGACACCCTGCTCGCCGAGGCCCGGACGCTGACGGCGGCCTGGAGTGATGAGGGGGTCGACAACGCGGAGGCGCTGCGCAAGGCCCTGCGCTGCGGCGCCAAGCCCGCCCGGCAGATCCGCGACCTGCTGACCGCCGAGCGCGCCAAGAAGGCACTGCACGCCGTCGACACCACCAACACCGGTGAGGGGGTGGCGGCATGAGCGAGCCCCTGACCGGCACCGCCACCTGGCGTCCGGTGATGGTGGCGGCGGGCTTCCG contains:
- a CDS encoding DUF2637 domain-containing protein is translated as MTALATTERSAVPPLTRPELGLAGIGAAAAAGVGSLGFIASFDAVSAAALRWGFASPWMLPVGIDVAIPVFTVANLLLIRMDMALAWVRFVPWVLTLITCGLNVAAGHSLWAKIAHGTMPLLWVVFSEIGAHIYAVRIGAVTGRRMDKIRASRWLLAPVTTFALWRRMTLWEITSYADALTRERERQLARADLRERHGRRWRSKTPRRARVLLRLGELAPADEEERQDEQVTPNDEQTDPNRRRKAASGARRRTGKSPRRGPDTLLAEARTLTAAWSDEGVDNAEALRKALRCGAKPARQIRDLLTAERAKKALHAVDTTNTGEGVAA